In Chromatiales bacterium, the genomic stretch CGACCAGGTCGCGGCACTCGGCACAAAGAAGCTGGGCAAACCGGGCTCTGTGGAGCGGGCGGTCCGCCAGCTACTGCAATGCTCCGGGAAACTCGTCGAGTTCCATACGGCGGTCTGCATTCTCCGCCCCGGGAGCGGCGATCTGCTTGAGCATCTGGACACCACAAGGGTGCAGTTCCGGAAACTGAGCGAAACGGACGCCCGTCGCTATGTCGAAGCCGATCAGCCGCTGGACTGCGCCGGCAGCTTCAAGGCCGAACGCCGCGGCGTGATCCTGCTGGAGAGCATCGACAGTCGCGATCCCACGGCCATTCAGGGGTTACCGCTGATCTGGCTGGCCGACGCCCTGCGCCGGTGTGGCGTACAGATCATCTAGTTGACCTGCCCCGTGCTGCCCGGATGCCACCCGGTCTGGCGACATCCTGATGCGATCCAGTGAAGCGGTGAGGTCCTCTCCGGGCGGCGCATCGATGGTCAGCGCCCCGTTATGCGGACTCGTGAATGCCAGTGAACGGGCATGCAGAAAGAGTCGCTTCAGACCGTACTTCGCGACCACCGGATCGTCAGCCACGCCATAGCGCTCATCGCCGGCAACCGGGTGTCCGATGGACGCGGCATGCACCCGGATCTGGTGCGTACGACCGGTCGTCAGATGCACCTCGGTAAGCGTTGCTTCAGCAAAACGCTCCAGCGGCACAAAGCGGGTCAGGGC encodes the following:
- the maf gene encoding septum formation protein Maf, whose product is MGHGPRVLLASQSRYRRELLGRLLSAFECFTPDIDESPMPGEPPGQLAQRLARLKASAGAASAPGTVVIGSDQVAALGTKKLGKPGSVERAVRQLLQCSGKLVEFHTAVCILRPGSGDLLEHLDTTRVQFRKLSETDARRYVEADQPLDCAGSFKAERRGVILLESIDSRDPTAIQGLPLIWLADALRRCGVQII